A genomic stretch from Theobroma cacao cultivar B97-61/B2 chromosome 4, Criollo_cocoa_genome_V2, whole genome shotgun sequence includes:
- the LOC18601276 gene encoding pre-mRNA-splicing factor 38B: protein MEIQTCGKPINSLLEKVLCMNILSSDYFKELYRLKTYHEVIDEIYNQVDHVEPWMTGNCRGPSTAFCLLYKFFTMKLTVKQMHGLLKHPDSPYIRAIGFLYLRYAADPKTLWTWFEPYIKDEEEFSPGSNGRMTTMGVYVRDLLLGQYYFDTLFPRIPVPVLRQVVSNLEKMKLPTKPSGATGDSNRHGSDDTARRPPSVKAALSVSFGQRAPHRASTRDSSPVRRSLPPPPYDRSGSDDLKRSPSHRRSQSREYSDREYSEKDRDWDRDRERERERDRDRDRDRNRDRGRDRDRNRDRHRDRNKDRNRDRDWDRERAKDKERDRERTHDYNRRSRYSDKRDYEELRDDNRHYRVASSHRSRSRTRSRSRSRSRSRSLQAGNSHFDRHSSPPKEGSKEKTSASSNLAKLKDLYGDLSDQKGDGFERVPRRDNSGEEVIRLGGSTWK, encoded by the exons ATGGAGATACAGACATGTGGCAAACCGATTAATTCATTATTAGAAAAGGTGCTGTGTATGAATATACTGTCTTCTGATTATTTCAAAGAGCTTTACCGGTTAAAGACATACCATGAAGTCATTGATGAAATTTACAATCAAGTTGATCATGTTGAGCCATGGATGACCGGGAACTGTCGTGGTCCTTCGACTGCATTCTGCCTTCTTTACAAGTTTTTTACCATGAAGCTTACTGTCAAACAAATGCATGGGCTGTTGAAGCATCCCGATTCTCCTTACATTAGAGCC ATTGGATTTCTCTACTTGAGATATGCTGCAGATCCAAAGACTTTATGGACTTGGTTTGAACCTTACATCAAAGATGAAGAG GAATTCTCCCCTGGATCCAATGGACGAATGACTACAATGGGTGTATACGTGCGTGATTTGCTTCTTGGACAG TACTACTTTGACACCCTTTTCCCCCGAATCCCTGTACCTGTGTTGCGGCAAGTTGTATCCAATCTTGAGAAGATGAAGCTGCCTACTAAACCGTCTGGTGCAACTGGGGATTCTAACCGTCATGGATCTGATGACACTGCTCGCCGGCCGCCATCAGTGAAAGCTGCACTTTCTGTCTCTTTCGGTCAGCGTGCCCCCCATCGTGCTTCAACCAGGGACTCATCTCCTGTGCGTCGCAGCCTCCCACCACCACCTTATGACAGATCTGGCAGTGATGATTTAAAAAGATCTCCCAGCCACCGTCGCAGCCAGAGTCGTGAATATTCTGACAGGGAATATTCTGAGAAGGACAGGGATTGGGATCGAGATAGggaaagagaaagggaaaggGACAGGGATCGTGATCGGGATAGGAACAGAGATCGGGGTAGGGATAGGGATAGGAACAGGGATCGGCATAGGGATAGGAATAAGGATAGGAACAGGGACAGGGATTGGGATAGAGAAAGAGCCAAGGACAAGGAGAGGGATAGGGAGCGAACGCATGATTACAATCGAAGGTCAAGGTACTCAGATAAAAGGGACTATGAAGAGTTACGTGATGATAACAGGCATTATAGAGTAGCTAGCTCTCATAGGAGCAGAAGCCGAACTCGCAGCAGGAGTCGAAGCAGGAGCAGAAGTCGAAGTTTGCAAGCCGGCAATAGTCATTTTGATCGTCATTCAAGTCCACCGAAAGAGGGAAGCAAGGAGAAGACATCTGCATCCAGCAATTTGGCGAAGCTTAAGGATCTGTACGGTGATTTAAGTGATCAAAAAGGGGATGGCTTTGAAAGGGTACCTAGGAGGGACAACAGTGGCGAAGAGGTGATTAGGCTAGGTGGTTCTACTTGGAAATAG